A DNA window from Kiritimatiellaceae bacterium contains the following coding sequences:
- a CDS encoding tetratricopeptide repeat protein, with product MRISRKVRISEALLAGVLLFVGGCASPSKPQLSVNTQAGALSHFSLGLLAEAGGDSMAALEHLQTAIRLDPNEEKLYAPAVALALKLGETNNAVRLARDLAKNHPGASDPQLLLARVYTLTGKPDQAEALFRKIRSDFPEDHEPPVFLAQFYFLQNRRTEAMETLRSASVTQKENAELFHLLGTLCVDRARELGDTPEARAAVQEGVGFFQQSLRIAPLNSSRWQQLGFAQLAVKQLSDAQNSFQEARRYAPADLPLARQLFDLLIQTGKYDEAMEAYEKLAAETGTEPELWLQYLAEKMPEQERVRLAERLEAHIREQSPAPVFYYAQLGSLYIGAKKNQEAKTVLLEALGHYPNDNRLRTVLGYLHLQQEHYSEAYTALEQVRTESPEAEWSNNPFFLFNFLAAAQKSDHLEEAARTLAVTYTNNPAILNQYMLSLLSGRPPASTESTIALLNAFRTLNPDASEVLYYLMLLQAEKKEYTKAIETAQQFESVAQKSGSTNLLGEQFYYQYASLYERTGQLETAEKLFLKVIERGEKTTTAAAQNYIAYMWAERGEKLDAGLALVRKALITYPENGAFLDTLGWIYYMQGRYAEALKELQKASVLVEDDPSVWEHLGDTCQKLGRRDAAVAYWKKALEIKPADPDLLKRLEASGIKSDESLPPADSPADTTLRP from the coding sequence ATGCGCATCTCCCGCAAAGTCCGGATTTCCGAAGCCCTGCTGGCCGGTGTCCTGCTCTTTGTCGGCGGGTGCGCGTCTCCTTCAAAGCCTCAGCTGAGCGTAAACACGCAGGCTGGGGCTTTGTCTCATTTCAGCCTCGGATTGCTGGCGGAAGCCGGCGGCGACTCGATGGCGGCTCTTGAACATCTTCAGACGGCTATCCGGCTGGATCCGAATGAAGAAAAGCTTTACGCCCCCGCCGTAGCACTCGCTCTCAAACTCGGAGAAACAAATAATGCCGTCCGGCTGGCCCGTGATCTGGCAAAAAACCATCCCGGTGCAAGCGATCCGCAGCTGTTGCTGGCCCGTGTTTACACCTTGACCGGAAAACCGGATCAAGCGGAAGCCCTGTTCCGGAAAATACGATCCGATTTTCCTGAAGACCATGAACCTCCGGTATTCCTTGCGCAGTTCTACTTTTTGCAGAACCGGCGGACGGAAGCAATGGAAACACTGCGTTCCGCGTCCGTGACGCAAAAAGAGAACGCCGAGTTGTTCCATCTACTGGGAACACTTTGCGTTGATCGGGCCCGTGAACTCGGCGACACACCGGAGGCGCGGGCTGCCGTTCAGGAGGGCGTCGGCTTCTTTCAGCAATCTCTACGGATTGCTCCTTTAAATTCTTCCCGCTGGCAGCAGCTCGGGTTCGCACAGCTGGCTGTTAAACAACTGAGCGATGCACAAAATTCTTTTCAGGAAGCCCGCCGCTATGCGCCCGCCGACCTGCCTCTGGCACGCCAGCTGTTCGATCTGCTGATTCAGACCGGCAAATACGATGAGGCGATGGAGGCTTATGAAAAATTGGCTGCGGAAACCGGAACCGAACCGGAACTGTGGCTTCAATATCTTGCCGAAAAAATGCCTGAGCAGGAGCGCGTCCGGCTGGCGGAACGCCTTGAAGCACATATCCGCGAACAGTCGCCGGCACCTGTTTTCTATTACGCTCAGCTCGGGTCGCTCTATATCGGCGCAAAAAAAAATCAGGAAGCCAAAACGGTTCTGCTGGAGGCACTCGGACATTATCCCAATGACAACCGCCTGCGCACCGTGCTGGGTTATCTGCATCTGCAGCAGGAACACTATAGCGAAGCCTACACAGCGCTTGAACAGGTGCGCACGGAATCTCCCGAAGCCGAATGGTCGAATAATCCGTTTTTTCTTTTCAACTTTCTAGCCGCCGCACAAAAGAGCGATCATCTTGAAGAAGCGGCCCGGACACTGGCCGTAACATACACGAACAATCCGGCTATCCTGAATCAGTACATGCTTTCGCTGCTGAGCGGTCGGCCTCCGGCATCCACGGAAAGTACGATCGCTCTGCTGAATGCTTTCCGCACATTGAACCCCGATGCGTCTGAGGTGCTCTACTACCTGATGCTGTTACAAGCTGAGAAAAAGGAATACACGAAGGCCATCGAAACAGCGCAACAGTTTGAATCGGTCGCGCAGAAAAGCGGTAGCACCAACCTGCTCGGCGAGCAGTTCTATTATCAGTATGCTTCACTGTATGAACGAACCGGCCAGCTTGAAACCGCTGAGAAGCTGTTCCTCAAGGTGATTGAACGGGGCGAAAAAACAACTACAGCGGCAGCCCAGAACTATATTGCCTACATGTGGGCCGAGCGCGGAGAAAAACTGGATGCAGGGTTGGCGCTGGTTAGAAAGGCACTGATAACGTATCCCGAAAACGGAGCCTTTCTTGATACGCTGGGCTGGATTTACTACATGCAGGGCCGCTACGCCGAAGCGCTGAAAGAGCTGCAGAAAGCCAGCGTCCTTGTGGAGGATGATCCTTCCGTTTGGGAACATCTGGGCGATACCTGCCAGAAACTCGGCCGTCGCGATGCGGCGGTTGCCTACTGGAAAAAGGCGCTGGAAATCAAACCCGCTGATCCGGATCTGCTCAAGCGGCTTGAAGCCAGCGGCATCAAGTCAGACGAGAGCCTGCCGCCAGCGGATAGCCCCGCAGATACGACGCTCCGTCCATAA
- a CDS encoding AURKAIP1/COX24 domain-containing protein produces the protein MGTIKKWRKTKMSKHKRRKRRREVRHKKK, from the coding sequence ATGGGTACCATCAAGAAATGGCGTAAGACCAAAATGTCGAAACACAAACGGCGCAAACGCCGTCGTGAAGTCCGGCATAAAAAGAAATAA